The DNA region AGCTAATCCTCGAGTACGAAGAACTCTCTCTGGTTCTTCGACACTCTTGCACAAACTACTAAAGAGATACTAACTTGAGTATCGGAGACTCCCCGACCTCCGCCAAAGCTCCAAACTCTCTGTATTTTCTCTAAGTGTGTAGGTGAAAGATCGAAGACCCAAGTTGTTGGCACCCAGCCAAAATGTGTACAAAACACGATGTTAACAATAATGATTGGGTAATGActagatgaaaaatttaaaaatttaaaattgaaaaatatttgtatttgaattgtatttagatgttgagataatataaaataattttaaaagtttgTGAAACGAAACAAGCCTAAATGGTAAACCTATGTAGGGTGTATCTGGTCCAGTTTGGATAAAATTTGTAACCGAATCGGTATGCActggttttgtattttcaaaaacTAATTACACAtcggttaccctcctaaaccagtACCTCCAATTTTATAGCTTCCTGTTCagttttccatttttaatagtattagtatatatatatattagtattagttatagtgattagaataactatatattaatatttgttatagtgattttaatttattataactatattattgatagtgatagtattagtattaatatattattatttcatatataattacttagtataatgatttatatagtaatttatatataaacttaaaatatattactaatagtaatatagtattaaattattagtattaggccataaaatgtaaattgtaattaatatacactatatactaatatatattagtatgatTAAtttatactaatttactaatgtacttatcaaaaagaatatattgagaatttattaggccataaaatattattaatatatatattttacgattaaagcatatgatcaaataaattttcatctttaaaattaaaattttatattataaattaaataacattatcttatatataattataatttataatgtaaaaaatattatatataatattaaaaaaattaatttaaaaatatataatataacgaATCGGTTCGATCCGGTCCTAAAAGGCATAGAACCGGAACTGGACTGATACTAGCCAATTTTGGACTAACAGACCAGACCAGTTCCATTGGTTTAGACCGGTCCGATCcaatttttcaattaatttttacacccctaaaccTATGCACCAAAGTGTAATTGCAGTACACGTAAAGAAAAGAAGCATTTTCTTTCCATCGGCttcttcctttcaaaaaaagtgAGTTCGGTTTGAATAGTAAGTTAAGTTGAGATGacaattaaaagttaaataaaatattattattattttaatattaaaaaaatttcaattgtttattatattttatattaaaaattaaaaaaattataataatcaaataaaatgagttaaaataaaataaaataaaataaaaaataaaaaataaataaaaaaagaggaggaggaggcagtCAAAACTGAATTCCAACCTTCCACGCGCGGTAGTAGGTGCTTGATTCGTGGCAAACCTTACGTATGTTCTTTTTGGCTGTTTTAATGAGGGAGCTGTAaatatttcctttttctcttttcaccaGACGAAACCCAAAAGAGAGTTGAACTTAAATCTCCTTTCTGCACTACTCCAAATTTCTCAGATGAAAAAGGTAAAATTTGGCACCAAGTCGGACCCGTATCTCAAGAAACGTTGACTACTGTCCTtacatatcatatttttttaatattattggtaCGAAAAGCTTTCTAATTAACAgcgtgttaaaaaaatattttgtaaatagattttcttataatattcttttatgGATATTGCCGATGACATAAAAAGTTAGGACACGGTGCCTTTCCTTATGAGATGCTATTGGTAGAGTTTAGTGAGCTTAGATAAATCACAAATGCTTAAAGCCACGCTTCTGATTGGAGATTTcgatactattttttttaattttttatttaataattaaagaaatatttttttgataatattttcattttttttcaaaaactaaatttaaaaatattaaaaaaaaaattggacttTCGAAATTACCACATGTGTTGTTTTGGCCAATTGATTTGACTCTCACCCTGTTTATaacaattacaaaaaataaagatccCAAATAGTAAATAGTCAAGAGCTGGGTTGGTTCGGTCAACACGCCCCTTCCTTCCGGTAAATAGATATTGAGCCGCTACATCCACCGCCTGAACCCATAAATGCAATTCAATATTCGTAGGAAAACCCAAGCGAATCATTCACCAACATCTCGCCAGTCTTTCCCGCAGGACAACTCCTCCCACGAATTATCTCAAAATCAAACAGAAATTTTCGTATAAACTCGAGGAGAGAAGTCTTTCCTGTTGTTATCTTTCATGGGCTAGCTCTGGAAACCACAGAAAGACATGAACAAGTTGAAGAATTCCCTTCAGCATCTCATGAAGCCATTCAAATTTAGTCCAAGCCAAGGTAACGAGCAAAACCCAGTTCCTATTTTTCGCATATGTTGTTTGAGCTTGCTACGTTCCTGACCATGACATGATTTTTGTTGTTTCTCTTTTGTGATCTATCAGAGGAACAGGATGAAGAAGAGTTGGAGAAGATTGCTCAACAGGAACAGAAACTATTTCCGTTCGAGACCTTAGTTGCCGCCACCAGAGATTTTCACCTAACTCACAAGCTCGGCGAAGGTGGCTTTGGACCCGTATACAGGGTAAGATTATATTCAGCTGTAATTTGGATTCCCAAAGTAGTTTACGCTTTAAACTCTGTATGGTTTCTAAGAAAGTTTAAGATGTAAGATTAGATATACAGTTCTATCTTAGCTTGTCTCGTTCTCGTGTTTTTGTAACCCCATGAcaaaccacccccccccccccccccaacacacaaacacacacaacgACCACCACGCGCCTCCTCCTGCTGGAAACATAAATAGCCAGGTTTTAATGTAATGGTAAATGATTTAATGATGTGCCTGTTTTCTCAATTTTCtggtattctctctctctctctctctctctctctctctctctctctctctctctctctctctctctctctctccttttttgtttttttgtgtgAAATAAAACAGAGCGTGAGAGGACGAAAATGCCCGAAAATGCGTCATCCTCTATAACCTTTGCAAATTACGTTTTGGAACTTGTGAAGGAGATAAAGATTAATGAGACAAGGAATGAAACTAACTTGGTCACTTAATTAGGAACAACTTAATCGTATTAGTATACAACGGAAAAttgagattttagaaaatagCGGTGGTTTCTGAAAATTTGTGGGAACAAATTAGAACATAAGATACAACCAGTAATATTATGCACATGAATATTACCAATTTAGAAGATAGTATAGAACCATTGATATCATGTACATCATATGTATATGTTTAATAGTTAAGCCACTTGCCTCAGAGTAGTATTTATATAGTGTTAAGTTATTAAATTTGCAGAAGCATATTTTTCCATGCCTGAGTTTACATTCCAAATGATAATAATTTACCAAGCTTTCTCGTGTTTTGGTCTAGGCCTTTGATCCCAAGGGAGAGAGCTTCTTTGTTATCAAAGTAACCTACTAACCTCAAAGGGCAATTGAAACTTCTTCTAAGTTTTGGGATGCTTTTGCTAACAGGGGAAGTTGAATGATGGGAGAGAGATTGCGGTGAAGAAGCTCTCACACAGCTCAACCCAAGGGGCAAAAGAGTTTACAAATGAGGCTAAGTTGTTGGCACGCGTTCAGCATCGGAATGTTGTGAATTTGTTGGGGTATTGTGTCCATTTGGAGGAGAAGCTACTCGTTTATGAGTATGTCTCCAATGAGAGCCTGGACAAACTTCTATTCAGTAAGTTCTCTGTGACTCCCCGCTACTTTCCTTTATTAACATACTTCTTGTTTTCTCTCATTTGCACCCACTTACTAggagatttttatttaaaagtaaaatgaaaCCGAAAGAGGCCTTATGTTTAGCTTTTAAGTTCATAGCTAATAACAGCAGTTATAGTAGTAGTTTGTAGTTCTCCCCAttatatttctctgtttgctAGCCATGTATAGTTGATGCTGGGagattttttctttgctttattCTTTTACTATCTGTTGCCTGCACTATGTTAATCTAAATAAAAGCAACTGAGTTTTGAAAcagaatatttttcttttcctttagttCACGGGATtattggttgattattttggaTAGATTATTTTGGACACTCATCCTTATTAAATTGACCTAGAATCAAAAGAATGCTgaattcttttgaaaacaaaaattaaaagaatgctGAATTCCTTTTAGTATGTCTATGCACATTCTAAGTTGGGCTGGAGGCCAAGTTTAGAATTTCCCAGTGCCAGTTGGGCAACAAGTGGAATTAGACACGATCATAATCAGACAAGCTCAAATGTGGCCTTGCGACCTTGACTTAGCTTTACCTTTTGAAATTGTCTGCTCTAAGCTACCAAGTCTTCTAAATTGTATGGCTTCTTGACCAATCCTCTAGCACAAAGGTTGGGGCTAGTTGTGGAAGAGAAACCCCGCCactttgtttttctattttaaattgaatGGTTCAAACCACTTAGTTCATTATCATTGAAAATGGTGATTATGCTTCAGTTTCTTTTCCTGGCGTGAATAATGTACCAAAGTGCTTTCTAGTCATATTGATGGTGGTTTTTATATTGTATCTAAATACAGAAACCAATAGAAGAGAGGAGCTTGATTGGAAGCGGAGGCATGAAATAATTGCAGGCATTGCCCGGGGCTTGCAATACCTTCACGAAGACGCGCATAATTGTATCATCCATCGAGACATCAAGGCCAGCAATATCTTACTCGACGATAAATGGGTGCCAAAGATTGCTGATTTTGGCATGGCCCGACTCTTCCCAGAAGATCAAACCCATGTCAACACCCGCGTGGCTGGAACCAAGTGCGTTATTAAAACATTTCTATTGGTAAATCGGTCTGAATACAGATTTCTATTACATACCTTTTACTTCACATATTTTAACTTGTTATTCCACGTACATGAAAAATATACAGTGGGTATATGGCTCCCGAGTATGTCATGCATGGACATCTATCAGTGAAGGCTGACGTATTCAGTTTTGGGGTTTTGGTCTTGGAGCTAATTAGCAGCAAGAGGAACTCATCTTTCGATTTGCAAGTGGATGCTCAGAATCTTCTTGAGTGGGTAAGAATTAAGTATTTAGTTAAACAAGGTATTAAGTTGGTAGACGCGCTTTTGGTCAAAACAAACCGGTGGGCAaccttaatttttctttttcttttgttttttcgttttttgttttttttgttttttttttaatatttcagtGCAATCCACATCATGTATTCATGATGTGTACTTTCGTGCAAGCAAAGAAAGACTTTTTCCTACATGGGAACCTTCGAAGAGGCATTTGATTGTAAAGTGCTAAGTTCGAGAAGGtcaaaactagataagcaagaATCTCAATATCCCATGACACAACTATATACGGGAGTTAGGATGTCATATTattgcaaaaaaagaaaaaaaaaaaaagaaaaaaaaatattaaattcttattcaaattttaaagatttcaAATAAGAGAGAGAAGCGGAATCTACTAATGTTATACAATAATAGATAATAGCTTAATGATTTCACATCTGACCAGGATGGTGGTTTCTTAATATTGCTACAGGCATACAAGCTTTACAAGAAGGGTAGAAGCTTGGAGATCATGGACCCTACATTGGCATCATCTGCAGTCACTGAACAGGTAGCAATGTCCATTCGAATAGGGTTGCTATGTGTACAAGGTGATCCGCACCTACGACCCACCATGCGCCGGGTGGTCGTGATTCTATCGAAGAAACCGGGCCACATGGAAGAACCAACAAAACCGGGACTGCCGGGATCCCGATACCGAAGAGCTCGCCGGCCTCCCGGACTATCTTCAACTGTTGGAACTTCTGGTTATCGGTCAGATAAATCCCACACTTTTGAATCTACATCTAATACCATTACTACAACGGCAACCACTTCGGCTACCACCCCAGGATTAGAGCCTCGTGGGAAACGTCCCATAAGTGAAGAGTAACTTATTAGGAGATTTTGTTGATTCTTTGTGcattataaatagatttatagTTGGTGTGAGTATATATGTAACACCCCTTAACGTACGCTAGGGGTGTCGCttgttttcataaaaataaaatatgtatttattttataaaaaaattatttaatataaacatGTCtccatataattttaaataaaataaaatgattataatttatgtCATAAAAAAACAGTTTATTCTAAAAAGTTTGGAATTTAATCAACTGCTCTAACTAAGTTTGGCCCGCTTGCTCATATTCATCATCATGCTTACTTGgggtggtttaaaaacataaaaacaactaaaatgagtcaatacTCAGTAAAGACCTATCATAAcgtaaacatacttaacataagatttttcataaaatatttcatactaagaatttaaaatcatgaCTGATCATACTGATATTTATGCTATGCATGACTAATTTATATGAATTAACTAACTGATCTTATTTATCATACTGATCTAGCTGGTCAACACACTAATTATGTGTGCAAGGCTGTGCACTAATTTCTCTTGTTGTAGCAAAGGAAGCCGACTGTACAGTACTATTGCGTACTATGGTGGACCACCCTTGAGTTCGCGACTTGCATGTCCACCTTGAAATTACATTGTTACTATACAATAAATGGTCATCTGATTAACTGTTATGAGCTTATCTTACACTTGACATGCAACATAAAAGATATGAGatacataatacatatataactataacatGCGAAATGAAATATGATGAATAGAGTACTTGtaaatatcatgacatgcgtGATACGTAACGTAAACACTAGCTTCTAAAAAATtgactttaaaataatatatataactatctAACTTATGCTAATCCTAATTTATAATCGGGCTACTTACTTTTTAGTGCTACTTTGAAAATTTCACATCTTAGCCTGTGACCTATACAAGGCACTAATAGCCAATAATGTTTCTTAAAAAACGTGTCATAGCattctatttatttaaaacGTATCGtggaaataatttaataaatcttCAATCATACTAaagttactatatattaatattatttaaagctCAAcatattcctttatttttctattaaagtataacataataattttattaaaattcgaTTAAATAGAGATAAGCCTACACACCATATACCaatatatgagttttgctatacatAAGTCTATACactacacatattttttttctaatcttttttttttttgagtttatttttcttaaactaattaaaattcTCTACTTTatctatatatcaaatatttgataaaagaaaaaaaatatttaaaaaattaaataaatatggcATGTGGTGTGTAagtttatatttagaatttttctaatattaaataAGCCCAACTaaataattaaaggaaaattctttttgcAGGCAACTCGCGTACTGTAGAATGGGGCTGCTATGAGTTAGGTAGTGAGATGAAAAAATGGGGCTGCTAACTGAAATGGGGCGTTTCGCATTTTTTGCCTTCTTCTCTGAAAACTCGCAAGTGTAGAAGCCTGCAGAATACCGtgcatttaaaacatcagtaaGATCTGTTTTGGAGATAGGGACTTTGAGATGTTTCCCCTTCAGTTTTTGCTCTGTCTTGCTCTTCAATTGAAGCATCATGGCCTTTCTTGCTATGCATTTTCTTGTACTTGGATATGGCGTCGTCGAAGGCGCACGTGAGAGCGAAATCAACCCACAAGTCACTGTTTTTCCCCATGTttgttaatttttcttctcCAGGTGACTTGCAGAGGCGCGCCAAGCTCGTTCCAGCCTGTTGAAGGACTTAACAACCCAGGATGATGAGAAAGGTTTTTATACAACGTTGTTGAGAAaatgtgtttggttgttgagaaaGGGCTTCCTCAACCTCCACTGCTTGTCGCAGTCTCTCCTTAGTTACTGTTCTTTTTCACAGCTTTTGCATTTTTAAGGTTTaagttgtttggttgttgagaaaatACGATGGGAAACTGAAAGCTTGTCTTTCTCCATCGCGTGTAGAAGAGAACGGTTGAacgttaagagagagagagatttgcgTTTGCTTTTTTGATGTCTTTCTCTTCTAttcgtattttttatatttctttttaatgaaattagtATCTGATtaaatagaaatgatatttgcagtcgcaATTATGCAAGTAGCGtgcagtcattttaaaaaaatgaattaatatgatactcacataaaaaaaattaattttttaatcttggacctcactcttttttaaaataattacgtgaTGTTTACAATTCtataactgtatgtaacattatttcTACTAAAATAGCACGTCTTATAACTAAAATAAGAGATGGCTGgcttgaataactcaattaaaaCAAGGCCCATGGGAGTTAGCTCATCCCAAAAAGAATTATGGTCATTTTtggtaaaaatattaaaaagttttaaGGTTTTTACATGAGAGTTACATGGCAATTAGGCTTTTAATGGCAATTTATGTAAATACTAAAAGAAATATACTAGTGGAACTCTTCAAGCTTATCACTCAATCTTactgtttatgtattttaatttttttaatttatttttttacttaataattaaaaaaataattattagtaaaattatgtatgtttttattatttttcttaataattgaaaatgttaaataaaaatgaaattaataattCCTATATTTGTGCTGGCGGGAAGTGCTGACCGGTCCGTTAGCACCACCTATGCTAAAAGGCTACCTATGAGTATAACTGACAGTCGGGCTAAAAGCCTTAAGGCTAATTTTTAGGATTTTATTATACAACCTCTCAACATTTTAatatcctattttttttttaattttttaatttttttttttgaatttattttttttaaattaatttaattattttatttattatttatatattaaatatttgataaaaaataaaataataaaaattaaaaaaaagtggagatattagaatgttgaaaagttgtgaagattttttctaatttttattttgtagggAAACGGAGCCTCCTTTGAAGGAATGAAGAAAATTGAGAAGCGTAGAAATATGTGGGCACTGACGTGCAGAGAGCAGTGaaggaaaatagaagaagaaggcaCTGACGTGCAGAGGACAAGTGCACAGCAAAGGCTGAAAAGGCTTAGTGCTCTGTCATTTTCtgaatgaattaaaaagaatgtaCAGCAGGTCCTCATATACACGATTTTTCCTAACAACCTAACAGAATGTCCTTTTCCTAAAATGGAATACAGCTTATTTATCTAAAAGTATTTacaaagaatgaaataaaaggtaAGGGATACAAATGTAATCatccattttctcttttatgcAATGTGTCTGggtgatttatttttgttgtaacgTGGAGGCAGTTTGTAGCTTGATCATGGGCTTTGGTGTCTTGATCATGGGCTTTTGGAGCTGGGAGTTGGGCCTTGTGTACACTGTCTAATACAAGGCTTACCGAGAGAGGAGATTGATCTCGCGACAATGGATCTAGTGGTAGAAGGTGACTAGCATCACAAGCtactggaagagagagagagagagagagagagagaactatcAAACCAAGAAACCAACGAGAAGAGG from Carya illinoinensis cultivar Pawnee chromosome 6, C.illinoinensisPawnee_v1, whole genome shotgun sequence includes:
- the LOC122312867 gene encoding putative receptor-like protein kinase At4g00960, with the translated sequence MNKLKNSLQHLMKPFKFSPSQEEQDEEELEKIAQQEQKLFPFETLVAATRDFHLTHKLGEGGFGPVYRGKLNDGREIAVKKLSHSSTQGAKEFTNEAKLLARVQHRNVVNLLGYCVHLEEKLLVYEYVSNESLDKLLFKTNRREELDWKRRHEIIAGIARGLQYLHEDAHNCIIHRDIKASNILLDDKWVPKIADFGMARLFPEDQTHVNTRVAGTNGYMAPEYVMHGHLSVKADVFSFGVLVLELISSKRNSSFDLQVDAQNLLEWAYKLYKKGRSLEIMDPTLASSAVTEQVAMSIRIGLLCVQGDPHLRPTMRRVVVILSKKPGHMEEPTKPGLPGSRYRRARRPPGLSSTVGTSGYRSDKSHTFESTSNTITTTATTSATTPGLEPRGKRPISEE